Proteins from one Halogeometricum sp. S1BR25-6 genomic window:
- a CDS encoding DUF1616 domain-containing protein, whose amino-acid sequence MSDRAVYADVAASVAVVAVAVVAVLSLEPITARAALAGGLVLFFPGYALTTLVFPAAKKTRPEGRDLPSAFAGRTEHAGLPFLERLAMSFGLSVALVPLFAWALQVVGAEFLAPNIAAVCGGATVLGLLAGGARRLATPSDSRYVVPVSAVTEYRRAVRGRSELDGVLNVALAAAIILSAGVVTFALVSPADGARYTQASLLTETDNGTLVAADYPRNLTVGESGELVLRIENYERETVNYAVVAQLQRVRPDGTVVEASELDRFSQTVGPGSAWELTHGVAPEMTGDDLRLTYLIYRGPAPEDPDVDSSYRHVTLWMNVSDPSAAETGKLAAS is encoded by the coding sequence GTGAGCGACCGCGCGGTCTACGCGGACGTCGCGGCCAGTGTCGCAGTGGTCGCGGTGGCGGTCGTCGCCGTCCTGAGTCTCGAACCGATAACCGCCAGAGCCGCCCTGGCCGGGGGGCTCGTCCTCTTCTTCCCCGGATACGCGCTGACGACACTCGTGTTCCCCGCCGCGAAAAAGACGCGCCCCGAGGGGAGAGACCTCCCGTCGGCGTTCGCGGGTCGAACCGAGCACGCCGGACTGCCGTTCCTAGAGCGTCTCGCCATGTCGTTCGGTCTGAGCGTCGCGCTCGTTCCCCTGTTTGCGTGGGCGTTGCAGGTGGTCGGCGCGGAGTTCCTCGCGCCGAACATCGCCGCCGTCTGCGGCGGGGCGACCGTGCTCGGCCTCCTCGCCGGCGGCGCCCGACGCCTCGCCACGCCATCAGATAGTCGCTACGTCGTTCCCGTCAGCGCGGTCACCGAGTACCGGCGGGCGGTCCGCGGGCGGTCCGAATTGGACGGCGTGCTCAACGTCGCCCTCGCGGCCGCCATCATCCTCTCGGCCGGCGTCGTCACGTTCGCGCTGGTGTCGCCCGCCGACGGCGCGAGGTACACCCAGGCGTCGCTGCTCACGGAGACGGACAACGGGACGCTCGTCGCCGCCGACTACCCGCGGAACCTCACCGTCGGCGAGAGCGGCGAACTCGTTCTCCGCATCGAGAACTACGAACGCGAGACGGTGAACTACGCCGTCGTGGCTCAACTACAGCGCGTGAGACCCGACGGGACGGTGGTCGAGGCGAGCGAACTGGACCGTTTCTCGCAGACCGTCGGCCCCGGGAGCGCCTGGGAGTTAACCCACGGCGTCGCTCCCGAGATGACCGGTGACGACCTCAGACTCACCTATCTCATCTACCGCGGTCCGGCGCCGGAAGACCCCGACGTCGACTCTTCGTACCGTCACGTCACCCTCTGGATGAACGTGAGCGACCCCAGCGCGGCCGAAACGGGCAAACTAGCCGCGTCGTGA
- a CDS encoding DUF354 domain-containing protein, translated as MSRATLTTSDPGKDPAAAARNPAEAIDVWVDLASPSHPFFFKSLTDSLSNIRATVTVREKTETVPLTRQVGYAFRTLGRDYENPHLRKLGIPIRTAQLAFEAPKADVALSSRNAMCILASKARGIPSVHFTDNDICAYVDGLKAEELYHRLEAQATHNVVPAAFRTEVLTERGANPERVHTYDGYKEDVYVASFDPDPTFVDELPFDNREFIVVRPEALSATYVDADGSLVPPILAGAVERGINVVYLPREAGDREFAAGLPENRVFVPNEPLSGLELAWHARCVLTGSGTMAREAARMETPAVSFFPNTRISVDRALIDEGEIFHSRDAGDVLDYVESVSDRDAKPDLSRAKCVRREVAGLTADLVNDMVD; from the coding sequence GTGAGTCGGGCAACGCTCACCACCAGCGACCCTGGTAAAGACCCCGCGGCCGCCGCGAGGAATCCCGCAGAAGCAATCGACGTCTGGGTTGACCTGGCCAGTCCCTCCCACCCGTTCTTTTTCAAGTCGCTGACGGACTCGCTGTCGAACATCCGAGCCACAGTGACCGTCCGGGAGAAGACGGAGACGGTCCCGCTGACGCGGCAGGTCGGGTACGCGTTCCGGACGCTCGGCCGGGATTACGAGAACCCGCACCTCCGAAAGCTCGGAATCCCGATCCGGACCGCCCAACTAGCGTTCGAGGCGCCGAAAGCCGATGTGGCTCTTTCCTCCCGGAACGCCATGTGCATCCTCGCGTCGAAGGCGCGCGGGATCCCCTCCGTCCACTTCACGGACAACGACATCTGCGCGTACGTCGACGGGCTGAAAGCCGAAGAACTGTACCACAGACTGGAGGCGCAGGCGACCCACAACGTCGTCCCCGCGGCGTTCCGGACCGAGGTACTCACCGAACGCGGCGCGAACCCCGAGCGGGTGCACACGTACGACGGCTACAAGGAGGACGTCTACGTCGCCTCCTTCGACCCTGATCCGACGTTCGTTGACGAACTCCCGTTCGACAACAGGGAGTTCATCGTCGTGCGTCCGGAGGCGCTCTCCGCGACGTACGTCGACGCCGACGGGTCGCTCGTTCCGCCCATCCTCGCCGGCGCCGTCGAACGCGGAATCAACGTCGTCTACCTGCCCCGGGAAGCCGGCGACCGCGAGTTCGCCGCCGGCCTGCCCGAGAACCGCGTGTTCGTCCCGAACGAACCGCTCTCGGGACTCGAACTGGCGTGGCACGCACGCTGCGTCCTCACGGGGTCGGGAACGATGGCCCGCGAGGCGGCCCGAATGGAGACGCCCGCCGTCTCCTTCTTCCCGAACACCCGCATCTCCGTCGACCGCGCTCTCATCGACGAGGGGGAGATATTCCACTCGCGGGACGCCGGGGACGTCCTCGACTACGTCGAGTCCGTCAGCGACCGCGACGCGAAACCGGACCTCTCCCGGGCCAAGTGCGTCCGCCGCGAAGTCGCCGGGCTGACCGCCGACCTGGTGAACGACATGGTGGACTGA
- a CDS encoding Gfo/Idh/MocA family protein has translation MTFRIGFVGTGDPDGDGFAMAYRHAAGYERLDDCELVACADVVPENAEAFADAHDIDASHTYEDYEEMLATAEPDVVSVCVPPALHADIVVGIAQSGVVDAIHCEKPTADTWADATRMVEECEAEGVALTVNHQQRFGKPYRKAKDLLDSGKIGDLRRIEFREEHLYDTGTHAFDLANFYTDMEPVDWVLAQIDYTDENVLFGAHNENQAIAQWRYENGVYGLASTGRGEEFAGDALFRLLGTKGEIEVRADGTLAYRRDGKSWKTVDTGIDGRYRPQPGKVRAGTRLVAGRVSSRLAERLGSTTYTERAIAELIGALRDGEESELNGRNALAADELIFASWESSRRRGRVDLPLETEDNALESMVEEGNVGPDATDRGYEGEGDEAGGAESRGRLGSLRARLVGSFGR, from the coding sequence GTGACATTCCGAATCGGATTCGTCGGGACCGGCGACCCCGACGGCGACGGCTTCGCCATGGCGTATCGCCACGCCGCGGGTTACGAGCGACTGGACGACTGCGAACTCGTCGCCTGTGCCGACGTGGTCCCGGAGAACGCCGAGGCCTTCGCCGACGCGCACGACATCGACGCGTCACACACCTACGAGGACTACGAGGAGATGCTCGCCACGGCCGAACCCGACGTCGTGAGCGTCTGCGTTCCGCCCGCACTCCACGCGGACATCGTCGTCGGCATCGCCCAGAGCGGCGTCGTCGACGCCATCCACTGCGAGAAACCGACGGCCGATACGTGGGCGGACGCGACGCGGATGGTCGAGGAGTGCGAGGCGGAGGGCGTCGCCCTGACGGTCAATCACCAACAGCGCTTCGGGAAGCCCTACCGGAAGGCGAAGGACCTGCTCGATAGCGGGAAGATAGGGGACCTGCGCCGAATCGAGTTCCGCGAGGAGCACCTGTACGACACCGGCACGCACGCGTTCGACCTCGCGAACTTCTACACCGACATGGAACCGGTCGACTGGGTGCTCGCGCAGATAGACTACACCGACGAGAACGTGCTGTTCGGCGCGCACAACGAGAACCAAGCGATTGCGCAGTGGCGCTACGAGAACGGCGTCTACGGCCTCGCCTCCACCGGCCGCGGCGAGGAGTTCGCGGGCGACGCCCTGTTCCGCCTCCTCGGGACGAAGGGCGAAATCGAGGTGCGGGCGGACGGGACGCTCGCCTACCGGCGCGACGGCAAGTCTTGGAAGACGGTCGACACCGGCATCGACGGTCGGTACCGCCCGCAACCCGGCAAAGTCCGCGCCGGCACCCGACTCGTCGCCGGTCGCGTCTCCTCGCGCCTCGCGGAGCGACTCGGCTCCACTACGTACACCGAGCGCGCCATCGCGGAACTGATCGGAGCGCTCCGCGACGGCGAGGAGTCCGAACTGAACGGGCGGAACGCGCTGGCGGCCGACGAACTCATCTTCGCGTCGTGGGAGTCATCGCGCCGCCGCGGTCGGGTGGACCTCCCACTCGAAACCGAGGACAACGCCTTGGAGTCGATGGTCGAGGAGGGGAACGTCGGTCCCGACGCGACCGACCGCGGGTACGAGGGCGAGGGCGACGAGGCGGGCGGCGCCGAGAGTCGCGGCCGACTCGGTTCCCTCCGCGCCCGACTCGTCGGGTCGTTCGGACGGTAA